The following are encoded together in the Bacillus sp. NP157 genome:
- a CDS encoding cytochrome b, whose translation MSMPAQALNAVSTAESNSYSKVAIFLHWSIALLIFLNIGLGFFMGTFPKSNPWHDQVLFYHASFGTLIFLLAVARLAWRATHTPPALPSHIPSWQKTVAHGLHWVLYTLMLVVPMTGYMHRMAGGHPVSFFGIGYLPVLIGKDEPLRLLTDTLHVSLVWVLCILVAGHLAAALKHAFIDRDGVIQRMLRA comes from the coding sequence TGTCCATGCCAGCCCAAGCGTTGAACGCCGTGTCGACGGCCGAGTCGAACTCCTATAGCAAGGTGGCCATTTTCCTGCATTGGTCGATTGCGCTCCTGATCTTCCTCAACATCGGCCTCGGTTTCTTCATGGGAACCTTCCCCAAGAGCAATCCTTGGCACGACCAGGTCCTGTTCTACCACGCCTCGTTCGGCACCCTGATCTTCCTGCTGGCCGTGGCACGGCTGGCGTGGCGAGCGACCCATACGCCGCCGGCCCTGCCGTCGCACATTCCCTCGTGGCAAAAGACGGTGGCGCATGGCCTGCACTGGGTCTTGTACACGCTGATGCTGGTCGTCCCGATGACCGGCTACATGCACCGGATGGCGGGAGGGCATCCGGTCAGCTTTTTTGGCATCGGCTACCTGCCCGTATTGATCGGCAAGGACGAGCCGTTGCGGCTGCTAACCGATACGCTGCACGTCAGCCTGGTCTGGGTGCTCTGTATCCTGGTCGCCGGGCACCTGGCCGCGGCACTGAAACATGCCTTCATCGACCGCGACGGCGTGATCCAGCGTATGTTGCGGGCATGA
- a CDS encoding sigma-70 family RNA polymerase sigma factor: MSTNRALVDDLALRHLDAAYNLGRWLLGSEQDAADAVHDAYLRAARACDTYAGGNARAWWLAIVRNCCLARLAVRSKERKNVAIDDNPIAAERWLPRADGQAIEDDLDSARQRSLLARHLRNLPDRFREVLILREIEELSYREIADVLETPIGTVMSRLARGRALLQKALSEDGATEVRDGL, encoded by the coding sequence ATGAGCACCAACCGCGCGCTGGTCGACGACCTCGCGCTACGCCATCTCGACGCGGCCTATAACCTCGGGCGCTGGTTGCTCGGCAGCGAACAGGACGCGGCGGATGCCGTGCACGATGCCTACCTGCGTGCGGCCCGCGCGTGCGATACGTATGCCGGTGGCAATGCGCGGGCATGGTGGCTCGCCATCGTGCGCAACTGCTGCCTCGCCCGGCTGGCTGTGCGCAGCAAGGAAAGGAAGAACGTTGCCATCGACGATAATCCCATCGCGGCCGAGCGCTGGTTGCCGCGGGCGGATGGCCAGGCCATCGAGGATGACCTCGATAGCGCACGGCAACGAAGCCTGCTGGCCCGGCACCTGCGTAACCTGCCGGATAGGTTCCGCGAGGTGCTGATCCTGCGTGAAATCGAAGAGCTGTCCTACCGGGAGATCGCCGACGTGCTGGAAACCCCCATCGGCACCGTGATGTCGCGCCTGGCGCGCGGGCGCGCACTGCTGCAGAAGGCCCTGTCCGAGGACGGCGCCACGGAGGTTCGTGATGGACTGTAA
- a CDS encoding zf-HC2 domain-containing protein — MDCKAASDLLPLYFDGELDRTTGREFEAHLDGCADCRAALIELDALRRTLRDDAPRYTAPESLRRRIQSGTAATPAARPVRVPLSRLALAASWLLAFVAGGGAFAAWTHAALPGNEQSQLTRDLFASHWRALAAASPIDVVSTDQHTVKPWFAGKIATAPVVRDFAADGYALIGGRIDYAGSERVPVLVYRHGKHLVDVFVLPASAGPAQREPLQMQGYVLEGATLGGQPAAIVSDMDQAELSRFRDLLDATGRGE; from the coding sequence ATGGACTGTAAAGCCGCAAGCGATCTGTTGCCCCTGTACTTCGACGGCGAGCTGGACCGGACGACCGGCCGGGAGTTCGAGGCGCACCTGGACGGCTGCGCGGACTGCCGTGCCGCCCTGATCGAACTGGACGCGCTGCGCCGGACGCTGCGTGACGACGCGCCGCGCTATACCGCGCCGGAGTCGTTGCGTCGACGCATCCAGTCCGGCACCGCGGCCACGCCCGCCGCCCGGCCGGTTCGGGTGCCGCTCTCGCGGCTGGCGCTGGCAGCCTCCTGGCTGCTGGCCTTCGTCGCAGGCGGCGGTGCGTTCGCGGCCTGGACGCATGCCGCGCTGCCGGGCAACGAGCAGAGCCAGCTGACCCGCGACCTGTTCGCCAGCCACTGGCGCGCGCTGGCCGCCGCATCGCCGATCGACGTGGTCTCCACCGACCAGCACACGGTGAAACCATGGTTCGCCGGCAAGATCGCCACGGCGCCCGTGGTCCGCGACTTCGCCGCGGACGGTTACGCGTTGATCGGCGGGCGCATCGACTACGCCGGCTCCGAGCGTGTCCCGGTGCTGGTGTACCGGCACGGGAAACACCTGGTCGATGTGTTCGTGCTGCCGGCGTCAGCCGGGCCCGCCCAGCGTGAACCCTTGCAGATGCAGGGCTATGTGCTGGAAGGCGCGACACTGGGCGGCCAGCCTGCCGCGATCGTCTCGGACATGGACCAGGCCGAACTGTCGCGCTTCAGGGATTTGCTGGATGCGACCGGCCGCGGCGAATAG